The nucleotide window CAGGGCAAAGTCAAGTGTACTGTACATGTTAAAGCTGTGTGCAAGAGACTGTATCACAGCACAGTGTGCCATGAGGCTCCATACTACACAGCCACAAGGACTCAGGATGCCGCCGTACCATGCGCTATTGTCCCGAtgccaaaatgtattttatttcgaTTTATATGAAAgcagacattaaaaaaatggtatGCCTCTGTATGAGATTGGAGACATATAGGTACACTAAGGACCTACACACCAAGATGGGTCCCCTTTCACAGTTTTGTACAAAACAGTCATAATACGGCCCTGTTCATAAGACATTAGTGGGGTTGTAGTCCGCTGACATGGAACAGCAGGATGATGGCGACTGCAGGTGGGGCTTTCTTCAGTGTCCCAGCCTGCGATCTGAATGCTGTTAACATTGTGATAGTTCTTGGCTCGCAATGGATTAAAACTTTCAGtccaaaacaccataagaaatgtaaCGGAATAGGGTATTTCATGATGAACAATTTATTAAATGAATTCTGCTATACACTGTACATCAACACTGTTTTACTGCCTAATAACTTACTAACATTCATATTGATATCTAGaatattttacatatatattgatTTTATATTTAACAGTGCGAAAACAAAATTACTGGCAAGTTACGGTTAGGGTGCGGTCACACATGGCGTATTTGCTTTGTATTTTCGCAGCGTAAACATATGCTGCAGAAAACTACAACGAAGGCCTATCCGAaaggagatataaaaaaaataaaaaaagagaattGCAAAATATctttcccataggcatacattgtcgTTTTCTGCAGCGTATGCTTATGCTACGTATACACAAGGCAAATATGCCACGTGAGAGCGCACCCTAGGTCATTTCATTGGAGCCTTAATCATGACATTTCAACAAACTCTTCCCTCATTTTATACaaacaaaattttaaaaaaatactctGTATTTATACTGTAcagacatagaatttttttaacCAGAATATATTACATTGctaaaatgtgtgtatttttctttATAAATACTATACAAGCAAGCATGGCTGAAACACCTAGAAGGATTAGTCCCATGCTGAATAGAATACGAAGCTTGTTTCTGAAATACTATCTATTATACTAGTTGTTATAATAACGCATTCCCTgtccatataaaaaataaaaaaaagattttgccAGTGGTATAATATAAGAGATGCAAGATCAGTCCAAAGCacgatgcaaaaaaacaaaaaaacttgccAAACGGCACTGTACATTAAAATAATAGATTATTGTGATCTGTGCAATGAATAGATAAATCATCTATAAGCTGAGCGGACACGGTCAGGGAAAGAAGATCTCAATGCAGCACCGTGGATGTGCGTCGAAGAGGAGCGGTCACCTCtcccgacatgtctgttttagtaaatacttgtattccgcaTGAAATGCTGGAGGATCTTTCCTTAGAaccctgcattgtgctgttcctctgttattcctcctagaaatggatcaataaattgacaactggctgtTACCATTTCCTTTGTCAAATCAGCATGTCCCTCCACAGTCTGAACTGTGAGCACCGATTGGACAACCAtgacccagctgtcaatttattcataaatttgtaggaggaataatggAGGAACGGTATAactcagagttctaagaaaagatgctccagcactgttattttatgggtatgaaattatttactaaaagagACACGTCGGAACAGCTAAGCTGACAAGCCCTCTATAAGCTGCATTATAAAGTAGACTACATAAACTAAAACAAAAGCTTACGAGTGAGGTCAGTAGCGTTTACAGTCTAGTAATGTAGGAGAAGAATCTACAATCCATTGAAAAAAACAGGACATGCATCTGTGCTATACATCAAAACCGAATTAATCTGGCACGTCGATGTTCAGTTTGGGTGGCGGTACCACATATTTCCCCGGGCTCTGAGTGATCACAACACCAGTCTTTTTGCGGAACATTGGAGCTATCTTGGGCGGCTCTGGCACAGGGGTCTCCTCGGcatcttcactgtcttcatggtgAATGTCATAAGAGATATTACCATACTCCCGCAGGAAAGGGAAGATCTCTAGCAGGAACTGGCAGAAGTCTTTGCGAATACCAAACCACCCTGTAAGATTTGTTAAAAAGTAAGGACTCCATGATGATGATTAAACGTTACCACATCCCCACCCGCAACACATTCAGGACTTACAATGATTCCCTCCTTTCTGTCCAAACGTTGTTGCCATCAGGGTAATTAATGAAAGCCACAGAGGGACGAATATGGGGATGTAAGAAAATAAGTTATGTCCGTCCAATCGATGAACAAGCAGGATCTACAAAGAAAGAAGGCATATTGATTAAAACAATCTTCTGGAGTTTCCTCAGTTAGTGAAGAAATACACACAGTAAAATACACCCTAAAGCTACGTGCACACGCTGCGTAATGTGGTGCAGAAAatgtgcatcaaaaccgcagataaatggaggcaaaatctgcactcaatATTAATGCGGAAACAGGTGCAGATTTGatgctgtggattttggtgcgttttttttataaacttgtcagatataaCTCGGAGACggaaacgcaaaataaatttcAAAATCCACACTACAGATCAATTTACtcgcagaaaaattctgcaacgtgtagacaatattacttgaaatctcatttaggccacgttcacacagggcgaatacTCTGCAtagaagtacacagcgtatccgccccgaaaCCCACAGGGaatggcagcaaaaaaaaaacgcaccaaattgtggtgcagttttttgggtggGAAGATCCACTGCAGAAAACCgtggtaaaaaatgaaaaacaggaaaaaaaacaaaaccttatactTACTCTGGGCCATAGTCATAGCGACAAATCCCTctgtgcagtccagcctcctgggatgatgtttcatcccatgtgactgctgcaggccgGCGTATTATTACTCACGAGTCAGGGCAGGAAGGCATATTATTACTGACGAGTCAGGGCAGGAAGGAGTATTATTACTCACGAGTCAGGGCAGGCCGGCGTATTATTACTCACGAGTCAGGGCAGGAGTATTATTCACTTGTGCTATATATACAGAAGCATTGACTATCTGGCTCCTGAGGTTTGTCCAGCTCAGCATTACATGACCATTTGAGTCTACAGAGAATGCTCCTTGGAGCATAAACCCAATAAGCCATCCATTTGTACTGTTCATATACATCTTAAAGGACTTCTCCAGGAGTATAACATTGATGGACTATACTTGATATAGTCCATCACTGTTTGATCGGAGGGGGTCCAACCTCATTGCTAACATTGACACAGCGGCTCATATCTACATGTGGCTGGCCCCTTCATTGCACATATCGGTGGGAGTTCTAAAGGtcggcccccaccaatcaaatgcGATGGCCTATCCTAGGAAAAAGCcagcaaaggggttgtccagtttcagcaaatgaatgttatttgtCAGTACAATTAAAGGTTATTCCATTTTCAAATATACTTCCTGTATGAaggcctcacggttttcaagatccctgcaagttgttgttcagtaggaacattcatggtttactCCCAGTGGATAACATTctgcccatggtcatgtgatggacacacaggtgcagggctcgttacagtacctactgaataacaagcagagatcttgaaacctgTAAGGAATTATTAGAGAAAatctattggaaaattgtattactatttattatacaaaaaaatataacattaatttgctgaacctggacaacctctttaaagtccAGATGAACCCCTCTGAAAGACTTGGCCTAGTAGAAAATATTTTCCAGAATAAAAGGAATATTTACTTACGATTTCTACATAACAGGATGAAATGACTTGAGCCCATGTTACCATGAACTGTGGTTAGAATATTTTTTAAATGATGGTGATTACTAGATCTTGTTAGTCATCCAAATTGGAGCCCGTGGTTTTATAAAAAGGTGAACATAGATTCCATGCTGAACATCTATGTGACACTAATCCCATGAAGTCCCTTTTACATGGGCAATGATCGGGTGAATGATCGTtcaaaaaccctgaaatttcacctcttttttgtcttaaatttacgccgtttactgtgtggtataaataactttattcagcgttaCGATTGcagagataccaaatttacatcgttttttttttatgttttacttctacacagtaaaaacaatttttttttctaaatgatttgtttttgtgtggcCATATTgtaagaggcataacttttttatttttctgctgacatatctgtgtgagggcttttttatcactttttatcaattgtTTTTGAAGGCagtatgaacagaaaacagcaattctggcatgtttttttgttcattttttttttacagcgctcaccatgcgggttaaataatgcaatcattttatagttggggtcgttacggacccggcaataccaaatatgtgtaacttctcACTTTTTTACATAATAAAGGGTAAgggtaaaaagtgggtttttatttttttttttttacatgggacttttaattatttattacaaactttatttaaagttttttttagtctcactagggttctttactgtgcaatctttttatcgcttttataatacactgcaacacttctGTTTTGctatgtattatgcctgtcagtgtgtgtgtaaaacggacaggcatctgttagggcatgcctctggcatggcctaaaaggcatttactaaaggcagacctggggggcctttgttaggctcccaggctgccaCAGAAACCCTCCGcaccccccgcgattgcatcacgggatgccggtggggtgagagagggagccccctccctctaaaaccactctgatgcggcactcgctattgagcgccgcatctggggGGTTAAACATGATCGGAGACAACTGCTAGTGGTCTCACGATCAATGCCCTGAAGCCCAAGGCTTTTAGCAACAGCCTGGGCTTCTGGAGCACACGGCCCGATGTTGGAAaatttcttctgaagtgccgatgtAAAAAGGCGACGCTTCAAAAGAACTACACTTAACGGTCGACATAGAAACACCATGCGCCGGGCGTTAACGATGGTTCGTCCCCATACTTGCGTTTATTGCTCGGCTTGAACGGAGAAAAAGAGCGCCGATTTAATATGTGCCTTTGTAAGATGACCTTTAGTAATTTGCGAACGATAAAATACCTCAAAAGTGAGCAACGGCACCACTATAGCCATCCAGCTGACTGCCATGGTGATGTGGGTCCTTCTTTGCTCAGCGATGACATCCATGGATCGTAAGAACAAGACTGACCACACAATGTAATATAGTACCACCAAACAGAGGAAGGACATCAGGATCCAGAGTGGCACACAAACCACCTAAACACAGGAATATTTGTTAAATCCCAATATAAAAGTAATCACACTGCGGCTACGCTGGCATTACATTTCTACTAGAGCAGACGGTCAACACTCCCGGGAGTGCACACGGTTTAGCTCAAGATGTGAGGAGAAGCACTTACAAGCCATGGCCAAGTGATGATGCCGTCCAGCCTCAGTGCAATGAATATGAACTGCAATATATTAACAGAGCACAAGATTTCCAGCTGCAAAGAGAAGAAAAACAAGTCACCGTAACTTCTTACAAAAACATATAATGAATTACAAGATTATGTGCTGTTAAGGGACCCGACAAGGCTGCAGCGTCCGCTCTGCCCAGTATCTTACAGCTACGTGGCAGTCTTCAGTTATTCTGTTATTTTATTGATAAACCAAAACGAGGATAATAAATAGCATTACACGAGAATTGTATAAAACACAAATCAACATAAATCTCTAATTTATTAACATCTGCCTCCACTAAAACAACTATCGTAACACTTGGCACATGTGCAATATCGCTTCATTCTAGTCCAcattacccccaaaaaaagttaggtGCCAAATTCCTAGGCGCACTGGCAACCTTGAAATTAATCAGTCCTGATATCAGAGTACACAACAAATTCTGGGTTCTGCAGGTtcaataattaaaggggtattcctcctCTCATTAtcctttaatggggttgtctcgGATGACAACCTGTCTGTATACCataagggcatatggacatcaaagATGGGAGTCCTCTCCATGGTCTGTATGTGCGGCTCTAGCTAACCCAAAGCACCCATGCATTACGTTTACGGATTGGCTGGATTGAAATGCTACATTTACCAAATGTCTGGGCAGAAGTGGATTCCCCCAGCAATAAAAGCTGATCAACGGGGGTTAGAGGAACTGGACCCgccgtgatcagctgattgccaggtaGTTcacgggacaacccttttaacataTGAGAAGACACCATCAAAGGTCCAGGAGATGGGACACCCACTACTTCCCAGAGTATAAACCATTACTTACCTCCAGGGAACGGTCATGTCGGAAGCCCCAAACACAAGCAGCGACTGAAACCGGAGACACAAAGAACAACGGCATAAAGACCAAGAGCCAAAAATAGTGGTTTCCTCTCTCGATTCGATCACAGACGAGAACTTCAAACATCAGGATCAACAAGTGAATTCCCACCGCGATAAGCATGGCTTTAAACTCCACACAGGTTTCACCTTCTGCCCTGCGGTGTTAGAGAGGGTGGTAATGAGAACAGATACTCCATTTACAGTTACCTTAACAGACTTCATAAAATAGCAGCAAATAGAGAATAGGACCGCTCATATTTACCGTTATAGAGGTGTCTGCACTAGGGATGCACCGAAActtcgataccgttgtttcatgtatttcgatactaatctatgcggccgcacagctcactaTAGGAATATATGAATGTataagagcagggctgcggctgtgtaatacagccattgccccgctccggagCCCTGACAAGTGTGCGGCGTCAGGattatgcgatgcggccagcactgcactaatgagcggcggcactgaagacagaacatggcgggcgcactgcaaaacacccccatgttctgtgttcagtgcgtgcgctcattagtgcagagccGGCCGCATCTCCGCATGCTGACGGTGCGCACacttatgtcaggagcggggcaatggttgtattacacagccgcagccctgctctaacggtggagatcagaaaaacctctcatctccgccactattcccctgaatgctgcgatcacagctgactgcagcattcaggagaaaatgagaaggggggggggggtgcccctggatcgcatcacagggaattcctgtgactcaatcgagggccataccatatatgggcagacagcccagtctccattgaaggaccccagggctgtcttaccatatttcctgttaggacatacctaagtattccctaacaactgcctgtgtactatacgtacacaggctaatgtactggcatatatctgatatatgccagtacattaaagtttaaaaataaggtaaaaacataaatattaaataaaaaaaatacacatacacctttttttacaataaacattaaaataagtctcaatacataaaatatacacatattcgttaGTGGTGCGGCCATAATAACCtgcgcaacaatttttttgcgtcatttatgatgggtacgctgtaaaaaaaaataaaaacttctttcacttattaatgtaaagcacgaggtgtgatgatgaatgtaacctccatgtgcctcacattaatagtaattgacCCCATCATGTAACTTACACATtaatccattatgactgagatacatgctggggttaattactattaatgtgaggcacattcaaaatccatcacacctcgcgcctcacatcagaaaatggaagaacttttttttaaattttttttcattactgttggcaaagtatcgttttggtatcgaaatctcaATACTAcaaaaagtatcggtatcgaagtccaaattctggtatcgtgatatCCCTAGTCTGCGCGAAAGATCGCGGATTTCTCCCATGATCCAGATAACATGACAGAAGTAAACTTTAGGGCACACTGACGATCTGGCTACTGGGAGTAAGCATGCCCAGCTGTTTCTGTATCTCCTATTTACTGTAATGGACAGTGACCGCGCATGTGAAGCAACCTCTCGAATGGGAGCGAGAATCCCAATTCTTAGAATAGTAGGGGTTCTAGAGGTCAGAACCCCCTTACTGATCGATTTATGGCATGTCCtatcaatatgccataaatgcatgGGGTGGCATAAGACATTACTATGGTGGTCAATCTTTGCCAGCGGCTGTCACGTGTTGTCCATGGTAATGTCCCCGTTGGGCTGTGATTGGAACACAAAGAGCGGTGGGGAACTGAGCACATTGGGGACATGGAAATGGTGGCAAAAAGAGGCAAGTATTTTGCTAAAATTCTCCTAGTTTCATTGtatgttaaagaggttttcccagaatcataaattatcacctatccacaggaaaggtgataattttctgggtTCTTGGAGCCCCACCGATCTTGAGAAGCGGATCTCCAATTCCTCACTGTACACAGTGaggagcttaaccccttcccgctccttgacgtactattacgtcatggcagctctatcgttcgcgctccatgccgtaatagtacgtcttgcagttagaacagcggtgcgcgcgcccggcgcgttcatgcgctgtgatagctgctgtttctgacagcaggctatcacggcataatgggacgggaccatttactatggtcccgcctcgccgatcgccgctattggctagtcagtgagtaactagccaatagcagcgatcggtctcattcagcacagcagtgctcgagcccggcgttcctgagc belongs to Rhinoderma darwinii isolate aRhiDar2 chromosome 8, aRhiDar2.hap1, whole genome shotgun sequence and includes:
- the TMEM185A gene encoding transmembrane protein 185A; amino-acid sequence: MNLRGLFQDFNPSKFLIYACLLLFSVLLSLRLDGIIQWSYWAVFTPIWLWKLMVIVGASVGTGVWARNPQYRAEGETCVEFKAMLIAVGIHLLILMFEVLVCDRIERGNHYFWLLVFMPLFFVSPVSVAACVWGFRHDRSLELEILCSVNILQFIFIALRLDGIITWPWLVVCVPLWILMSFLCLVVLYYIVWSVLFLRSMDVIAEQRRTHITMAVSWMAIVVPLLTFEILLVHRLDGHNLFSYIPIFVPLWLSLITLMATTFGQKGGNHWWFGIRKDFCQFLLEIFPFLREYGNISYDIHHEDSEDAEETPVPEPPKIAPMFRKKTGVVITQSPGKYVVPPPKLNIDVPD